The following are encoded in a window of Candidatus Zixiibacteriota bacterium genomic DNA:
- a CDS encoding HDIG domain-containing protein, whose protein sequence is MFRLLQRAKRFIRAKLKLETARTVWEERPPRWTLKITALILVIALITAIYPIRMTFLPISLPKLGDIATEDVIAPIDFPVEKSPEVLQEETANVVKLAPLVLDFNEFTYDSIITRIDSFFSAALNLKAGNSNLDNQTRRLRLFFPEFNESTLRQFLTLDSIRNYKAPVKAAVSDVYYAGVFENSDAIQNIDNENVLIVKSNVRTPLKRDQIVSMDEIEAFAARSFNYQDQTIGKLLATLIAGLARPTLTVDYPQTEREKTLAIARLPREELSFKAGDVVLRRNHKVESVHLKWLDALAEHRVKTEESASIWQLILPILTRAMFVGFILSIFAAFLYFFKRREAFTGAGILAVIILILLQVTLDYLIGFKLDLSSYLVPFAIGSLLFAILFGLEVGLVATFSLAILTGVLNNFDFTSAFVHMATGSVACFSVRVVRRRSDFYRSILYISLTYISLIYLLEYLRFTEPEQMIVEFGYGILNAVLAPILVMGILPIFESIFNLTTDITLLELSDMNHPLLRRLAIEAPGTYHHSIVVGNLSEKAAEAIGANSLLARVGAYYHDIGKMEIAEYFVENQSGIRNKHEKLTPSMSALIIGSHVKKGVDLADQFDLPDKISYFIEEHHGTTLMSFFYSKAKESGSNGDLNEDDFRYPGPRPNSRETAIVMLADSIEAASRTLDDPKPSRIRNMVKRIINDKFQAGELSHSELTMHDLGLIEESFVNMLIGVFHARIDYPQKEEAE, encoded by the coding sequence ATGTTTAGATTACTTCAAAGAGCAAAGAGATTCATTCGGGCGAAGCTCAAACTGGAAACGGCCCGCACGGTCTGGGAGGAACGTCCTCCGAGATGGACCCTGAAAATTACCGCCCTGATCCTGGTGATAGCGCTAATAACGGCAATATATCCGATCAGGATGACATTCCTGCCAATCTCGCTTCCGAAACTTGGAGACATTGCAACTGAGGATGTCATTGCTCCGATCGACTTTCCTGTCGAGAAGAGTCCGGAAGTGTTGCAGGAGGAGACGGCGAACGTCGTCAAGCTGGCTCCACTTGTTCTTGATTTCAATGAGTTCACGTATGATAGCATCATTACGAGGATTGACTCATTCTTTTCTGCAGCTCTGAACCTAAAGGCAGGTAACAGTAACCTCGACAATCAGACCCGGCGTCTGAGACTTTTCTTTCCCGAATTCAATGAGAGCACTTTGAGGCAGTTTCTGACTCTTGATTCCATCCGGAACTACAAGGCCCCTGTCAAGGCCGCTGTCTCGGATGTCTACTATGCGGGAGTGTTTGAGAACAGCGATGCAATCCAGAATATTGATAACGAAAACGTGCTGATTGTCAAATCGAATGTCAGGACTCCGCTGAAGAGGGACCAGATTGTATCGATGGACGAAATCGAAGCATTTGCAGCCCGTTCGTTCAATTATCAGGACCAGACAATCGGTAAGTTGCTCGCCACATTAATCGCCGGTCTTGCCAGGCCGACTCTTACGGTGGACTATCCGCAGACCGAACGTGAGAAGACTCTTGCTATAGCTCGTTTGCCTCGTGAGGAATTATCGTTTAAGGCGGGTGACGTGGTACTGCGCCGCAATCACAAAGTAGAGTCAGTGCATCTGAAATGGCTCGATGCTCTGGCGGAGCACAGGGTAAAGACGGAGGAGAGTGCAAGTATCTGGCAGTTGATACTGCCGATTCTGACCAGGGCTATGTTTGTTGGGTTCATCCTGTCGATATTTGCCGCCTTTCTCTATTTCTTCAAACGGCGCGAGGCATTCACCGGGGCTGGTATTCTGGCGGTCATCATTTTGATACTTCTTCAGGTTACTCTGGATTACCTGATCGGATTCAAACTGGATCTCTCGTCCTATCTCGTTCCATTTGCGATAGGATCGCTGTTGTTCGCAATCCTGTTTGGTCTCGAAGTCGGTCTTGTGGCGACTTTTTCCCTCGCAATTCTGACCGGAGTCCTCAACAATTTCGATTTCACTTCGGCGTTCGTGCATATGGCCACCGGTTCGGTAGCCTGTTTCTCTGTGCGGGTTGTCCGACGCAGGTCCGATTTCTATCGATCGATACTCTACATTTCTCTGACATATATATCGCTGATCTATCTGCTGGAGTATCTGCGCTTCACCGAGCCGGAGCAGATGATTGTCGAGTTCGGCTATGGCATACTGAATGCAGTCCTGGCGCCGATTCTGGTCATGGGCATATTGCCGATATTCGAATCGATTTTCAATTTGACTACCGACATAACGCTGCTTGAGCTTTCCGACATGAATCATCCGCTTCTGCGGCGCCTGGCAATCGAGGCACCCGGCACATATCATCATTCGATAGTTGTCGGAAATCTCTCGGAGAAGGCGGCTGAAGCAATCGGAGCCAACTCCCTTCTCGCGAGGGTCGGTGCATACTATCACGATATCGGAAAGATGGAAATCGCGGAATATTTCGTCGAAAACCAATCCGGGATCAGGAATAAACATGAGAAGCTTACGCCGAGCATGAGCGCACTGATCATCGGCTCTCATGTCAAGAAAGGTGTCGATCTTGCAGATCAGTTTGATCTCCCTGACAAGATTTCTTATTTCATCGAGGAGCATCATGGCACCACTCTGATGTCGTTCTTCTACAGCAAAGCGAAGGAATCAGGCAGTAACGGCGATTTGAATGAGGACGATTTTCGTTATCCCGGTCCCCGGCCGAATTCGCGCGAGACTGCAATTGTCATGCTGGCAGATTCCATTGAGGCAGCCAGCAGAACGCTTGATGATCCTAAACCGAGCAGAATTCGCAATATGGTAAAACGGATTATCAACGACAAATTCCAGGCGGGAGAACTTTCGCACTCCGAATTGACTATGCACGATCTTGGTTTGATCGAGGAAAGCTTTGTCAATATGTTGATTGGTGTATTCCACGCTCGGATCGACTACCCTCAGAAGGAGGAAGCTGAGTGA
- the ybeY gene encoding rRNA maturation RNase YbeY: MSGVRTSVINTTRRRPIPSKRIARLARLIFTGERRAGHLNIIMVGDTKMKSLNSRFRGTDRTTDVLSFSIDEDESDQPPSLTGEIYISVPQAVRQAKSAGHDVSDEILFLASHGMLHLLGYTHSTKRDFKRMVDKQIHYLNRLYRES, encoded by the coding sequence GTGAGCGGGGTACGAACATCAGTGATAAATACAACGAGAAGACGACCGATACCTTCAAAGAGGATCGCCCGGCTCGCCAGATTAATATTCACCGGTGAGCGCAGGGCAGGGCACCTCAATATCATAATGGTTGGCGATACGAAGATGAAGTCACTAAACTCCCGGTTTCGCGGGACCGATCGAACCACTGACGTTTTGTCTTTCTCTATCGATGAGGACGAGTCCGACCAACCTCCCTCTCTGACAGGCGAAATTTACATTTCCGTTCCGCAAGCCGTTCGGCAAGCGAAGTCTGCGGGCCATGATGTCTCCGACGAAATACTATTTCTAGCCTCGCATGGAATGCTGCATCTTCTCGGCTATACACATTCGACGAAGCGCGATTTTAAGCGTATGGTAGATAAGCAGATACATTACCTCAACAGGCTCTACAGGGAATCATGA
- a CDS encoding hemolysin family protein produces MIIAALILIYVIIIYLAFTVNVFQFGLLLFDNADGDSFSDLDDSRRRKLNVFFEDLTSFNHFVTLYDNFAAITTAAIALYFAGKLSNGTPILYAAWAVLALIVTLLVNLVVAQTMSKRVPSRWIEKTLKSRLSMIRFLYMLFRPFVRALGILMEKFKREHLSEEQKEDMVERAIESLADSAGLNEPLVEEDEKEMIGNIFELDQTAVKEIMVPRTEMTGISIFADFDEIQRIAIASGHSRFPVFAEDLDNIKGILYVKDLFANFPLPIDNFSVSDFMRKPYFVPETKKISDLLNELKLSHKHIAIVVDEYGGIAGLITLEDVIEVIVGDIQDEHDIEEADIVKLDNGSIRVDANISIEDIADHLGVEIDDGEFETVGGLIYDLVGSLPRVGQIVSSEHFEFTVERMEGQRIETVRVQLRQKNSH; encoded by the coding sequence ATGATAATTGCGGCACTCATACTGATATATGTAATCATTATCTACCTTGCATTCACGGTGAATGTATTTCAGTTCGGTCTCCTGCTGTTTGATAATGCCGACGGGGACTCGTTCAGCGATCTTGATGATTCTCGGCGCAGGAAGCTCAACGTGTTCTTCGAAGATCTGACATCATTCAATCATTTCGTGACCTTGTACGATAACTTTGCAGCCATCACTACTGCTGCGATAGCCCTCTATTTCGCCGGTAAGCTGTCTAATGGGACCCCCATCCTCTATGCCGCGTGGGCTGTGCTGGCACTGATCGTGACCCTTCTCGTGAATCTTGTAGTAGCGCAGACGATGTCCAAGAGAGTTCCGAGCAGGTGGATAGAGAAAACTCTTAAGTCACGTTTATCCATGATTCGGTTTCTCTATATGCTGTTCAGACCATTCGTTCGGGCGCTCGGCATACTCATGGAGAAATTCAAACGGGAGCATCTTTCGGAGGAGCAAAAGGAGGATATGGTGGAACGGGCGATTGAATCTCTAGCAGATTCCGCCGGGCTGAATGAGCCTCTCGTCGAGGAGGATGAGAAGGAGATGATCGGGAATATCTTCGAACTCGATCAGACTGCGGTGAAGGAGATCATGGTGCCTCGGACAGAGATGACGGGAATATCTATTTTTGCTGATTTTGATGAGATACAACGAATAGCCATTGCCTCCGGACACTCACGGTTTCCTGTGTTCGCAGAAGACCTGGATAACATCAAGGGAATTCTGTATGTCAAAGATTTGTTTGCCAATTTCCCCCTGCCCATAGACAACTTCAGCGTCTCGGATTTCATGCGCAAACCGTACTTCGTTCCAGAGACCAAGAAAATATCTGACCTGCTTAACGAGCTGAAGCTGAGTCATAAACACATAGCGATCGTCGTCGACGAATACGGTGGCATCGCCGGCTTGATCACGTTGGAAGATGTGATTGAGGTAATTGTGGGTGACATCCAGGATGAACACGACATCGAGGAGGCTGATATCGTCAAGCTGGACAATGGTTCGATCAGGGTCGACGCAAATATCTCGATAGAGGATATTGCAGATCATCTGGGGGTTGAGATCGACGACGGCGAGTTCGAGACTGTAGGGGGGCTGATCTATGATCTGGTCGGAAGCCTTCCTCGCGTGGGGCAGATTGTCTCAAGTGAGCATTTTGAATTCACCGTTGAGAGAATGGAAGGTCAGCGCATCGAAACAGTCAGAGTGCAATTGCGCCAGAAGAACTCACATTAG
- a CDS encoding VWA domain-containing protein, which translates to MFLSFGGYWLMTAILLAIALLTFVLFYYRRTNPPLSKGMRVFLGILRSAAITLLLFSLAEPVFSYLLVKELPPHVAVLFDNSESVKNVEDFQTKREVLKWLSENPFPGEVGDEFIRDDYRFSDSIETLDDTLGFDGKRTALGDCLTNMREKYSEQNLQGVIVISDGLVNSGTNPLKAASELSVPVYALDLGPQRSSNDVRIVRMTHDEVGYAGRQSQIEVEIESRGYDGLSLPVRIRSGSKTLATEDITLTGGASRQTRTIDFVPPEEGIRTFSVSLPKQSGEELTDNNVRSFSMKILKSKQKILVAAGYLSWEVTFLKRVLDESEDFDCDLSVFDRSGKLRTTPFPQSPDKLAEYDLVILVDYSPSILASKGDALSSYLSSYGKAVFFLLGAEFARSTPSGPLADLLPFEFASPPTLRQDGDFHLRLTKQGEYHPVMQIAETASRLQKQWDDMPPFEAYVTAGKEKPGATVLAVHQNPDFGGNLIPLVTINRVEKGKVLTTCFVPLWKAEFLSKGRGGTGDEYRTFINSCVRWLVTTEDVDRVRIAPDKSVFKSGERVTFSASLLDESYQAIDDGSVILTVIPDSATTSDTLISSMVRIAPGKMKTDMHLLDHGNYSYSAELIRGDKTEAKISGRFVVEAFSLEEETLYETEDLLREIAATTGGRHYPISMLDSLLTQADFASGELRSRKEYPLANHWIIMLAVLLLLSTEWAIRKRMQLM; encoded by the coding sequence ATGTTCTTATCATTTGGCGGTTACTGGCTTATGACCGCAATACTATTGGCGATAGCATTGCTGACATTTGTCCTGTTTTATTATCGTCGCACCAATCCGCCCCTCTCGAAAGGTATGAGAGTCTTTCTTGGCATCCTGCGATCAGCTGCAATAACTCTGCTTCTATTCTCTCTGGCAGAGCCGGTCTTTTCCTATCTGCTTGTAAAAGAGCTTCCTCCGCATGTGGCTGTGCTGTTCGACAACAGTGAAAGCGTGAAGAACGTCGAGGATTTCCAGACTAAGCGGGAAGTGTTGAAGTGGCTGTCGGAGAACCCATTTCCCGGCGAGGTGGGCGACGAGTTCATCAGAGATGATTATCGGTTCTCAGATTCGATTGAGACGCTCGATGATACGCTCGGTTTTGACGGGAAACGTACTGCCCTTGGCGACTGCCTGACCAATATGAGAGAGAAATATAGCGAGCAGAACTTGCAGGGAGTTATAGTCATCTCCGATGGTCTGGTAAACAGCGGCACCAACCCTCTGAAAGCAGCGTCGGAGTTGTCGGTGCCGGTCTATGCGCTTGATCTCGGGCCGCAGAGATCATCGAATGACGTGAGGATAGTCAGAATGACTCACGATGAGGTCGGTTACGCGGGCCGTCAGTCTCAGATCGAAGTCGAGATCGAATCTCGCGGGTATGATGGCCTATCTCTTCCGGTAAGGATCAGATCAGGTAGCAAAACACTCGCTACAGAAGACATCACTCTCACAGGCGGGGCATCACGACAGACCAGGACAATCGATTTCGTGCCCCCGGAAGAAGGGATCAGGACATTCTCGGTTTCGTTGCCAAAGCAGTCCGGGGAGGAACTCACAGACAACAACGTTCGGTCATTCTCGATGAAAATATTGAAATCCAAGCAGAAGATTCTTGTCGCGGCGGGATACCTGAGTTGGGAAGTCACATTCCTGAAGCGCGTTCTCGACGAATCGGAAGATTTCGACTGCGATCTTTCGGTGTTTGATCGATCCGGAAAGCTAAGAACAACGCCGTTTCCTCAGTCCCCCGATAAGCTGGCCGAATACGACCTTGTCATTCTTGTGGATTACTCGCCTTCGATACTCGCATCGAAGGGCGATGCGCTTTCGAGCTACCTTTCGAGCTATGGCAAGGCAGTATTCTTCCTGCTTGGTGCGGAATTCGCACGTTCGACGCCGTCCGGACCGCTCGCCGATCTGCTCCCGTTTGAATTCGCCAGTCCGCCAACCCTCCGTCAGGACGGAGATTTCCACCTGCGTCTGACCAAGCAGGGAGAGTATCATCCGGTGATGCAGATTGCCGAAACAGCTTCGCGATTGCAGAAACAATGGGATGACATGCCACCGTTTGAGGCATATGTGACGGCCGGCAAAGAGAAACCGGGGGCCACCGTTCTCGCAGTACATCAGAACCCCGATTTCGGAGGCAATCTGATTCCACTCGTCACGATCAATCGTGTGGAGAAAGGCAAGGTACTCACGACCTGCTTCGTCCCGCTCTGGAAGGCTGAGTTTCTCTCGAAAGGTCGCGGTGGTACCGGTGATGAGTACCGCACATTCATCAACAGTTGCGTCAGGTGGCTCGTGACGACCGAAGATGTCGACAGGGTCAGAATTGCACCTGACAAATCAGTCTTTAAATCGGGTGAACGTGTGACATTCTCGGCATCGTTGCTGGACGAAAGCTATCAGGCGATCGATGATGGATCGGTGATCCTGACTGTCATTCCGGATTCCGCCACCACATCCGACACGCTGATTTCTTCGATGGTCAGAATTGCACCCGGAAAAATGAAGACAGACATGCATTTGCTGGACCATGGCAACTACAGCTATTCGGCAGAACTAATTCGCGGCGACAAGACGGAAGCAAAGATCTCAGGCAGGTTTGTGGTGGAGGCGTTTTCTTTGGAAGAAGAGACTCTCTACGAAACTGAAGACCTGCTTCGGGAAATTGCTGCGACCACGGGAGGCCGACACTATCCGATTTCGATGCTGGATAGCCTTCTGACCCAGGCGGATTTTGCATCCGGTGAGCTCAGATCGAGGAAGGAATATCCTCTCGCGAATCACTGGATAATCATGCTTGCGGTGCTTTTACTTCTGTCGACTGAATGGGCGATAAGAAAGCGGATGCAACTAATGTGA
- a CDS encoding NAD+ synthase: MSTSFRISLAQINPIVGGLRHNSELILESIHEAENRQSDIVLFPELALPGYPPEDLMLEQQFCRDNLKYLKELVRQRFSPMAVIGYVEECGGRLYNSSALICSGKLVHSYKKVCLPNYGVFDEQRYFVSGPEIPVYDLGDFRFGINICEDIWVNPGPGELQSAYGAGLVMTINSSPYHIRKSRERFEMFKRFAKRNGVYYAYVNIVGGQDELVFDGSSFVMDPNGELIALAGMFHEDLLTVDIPIEQLKKRSRRKKFTPRIVKLADQFPDVTEITVKYSPVAKSIRISTQIADPPRSREEEIYNALVTGTRDYIKKNGFTDVVIGLSGGIDSALTAAIAHDIVGSNHLHLVFMPTRYTSKESALGARKLAQNLGVKLVEYPIDGLLKNYTDTLSSTFEGLEEDVTEENIQARIRGNILMALANKFNWLVLNTGNKSEVAIGFCTLYGDTAGGFAILKDLYKTMVFSLARWMNRMSRKYGLGSIIPPLIISKPPSAELRENQVDTDYFPPYDILDAMLKRYVEFGESPREIAKLGFDLEEVQKVIRMVDINEYKRRQAAPGVKITPRGFGKDRRMPITNRYKFE, from the coding sequence ATGAGTACATCATTCAGGATCTCCCTTGCTCAGATAAATCCGATTGTCGGAGGTTTGCGACACAACTCAGAGTTGATACTCGAATCGATCCACGAGGCGGAGAACAGGCAATCTGATATCGTGCTGTTCCCCGAGCTGGCATTGCCGGGATATCCTCCCGAGGACCTGATGCTCGAGCAACAGTTCTGTCGGGACAATCTGAAATACCTGAAGGAACTTGTCAGGCAGCGATTCTCTCCGATGGCCGTGATCGGCTATGTCGAGGAGTGTGGAGGCAGGCTCTACAACTCGTCTGCGCTGATTTGTTCCGGCAAGCTCGTCCATTCGTACAAGAAGGTCTGTTTACCCAACTACGGCGTGTTCGATGAGCAGCGTTATTTTGTGAGCGGACCCGAAATTCCAGTATATGATCTTGGTGATTTCCGTTTCGGAATCAACATCTGCGAAGATATCTGGGTCAATCCGGGGCCAGGCGAACTGCAGTCAGCATACGGCGCCGGGCTTGTTATGACCATCAACTCCTCCCCCTATCATATCCGCAAGAGCAGGGAGCGATTCGAAATGTTCAAGCGCTTCGCAAAGCGCAACGGCGTATATTATGCGTACGTAAACATCGTCGGTGGTCAGGACGAGCTTGTATTCGACGGATCGTCTTTCGTGATGGACCCGAACGGTGAGCTGATTGCGCTTGCCGGGATGTTTCACGAAGATCTTTTGACGGTAGACATTCCTATCGAGCAGTTGAAGAAGCGGTCCCGTCGGAAGAAATTCACCCCACGTATCGTCAAGCTTGCCGATCAATTCCCCGATGTTACCGAGATCACCGTTAAATACAGCCCTGTGGCCAAATCGATTCGCATCTCGACACAGATCGCCGATCCCCCGCGCTCCCGTGAAGAGGAAATCTACAACGCGCTGGTGACGGGCACACGTGACTATATCAAGAAGAACGGATTCACGGATGTTGTGATCGGATTATCGGGAGGCATAGACTCAGCGCTGACGGCTGCGATTGCGCACGATATTGTCGGCAGCAACCACCTGCATCTGGTTTTTATGCCGACGCGTTACACCAGCAAGGAAAGCGCCCTCGGCGCCCGCAAACTTGCTCAGAATCTCGGCGTCAAACTTGTAGAATATCCGATCGATGGACTACTGAAGAATTATACCGACACTCTCAGTTCTACATTTGAAGGGCTGGAAGAAGACGTCACAGAGGAGAATATCCAGGCGCGCATACGGGGGAATATCCTCATGGCGCTTGCGAACAAATTCAACTGGCTTGTTCTCAACACCGGCAACAAGAGCGAGGTCGCAATCGGATTCTGTACGCTCTACGGCGATACGGCGGGTGGGTTTGCGATCCTGAAAGACTTATACAAGACAATGGTGTTTAGTCTGGCGAGATGGATGAATCGAATGTCCCGAAAGTATGGACTCGGCAGTATCATTCCGCCACTAATTATCTCAAAGCCACCTTCCGCAGAACTGAGGGAAAATCAGGTCGATACAGACTATTTCCCGCCTTATGACATACTCGATGCGATGCTCAAACGCTATGTGGAATTCGGTGAGTCTCCCCGGGAGATTGCCAAACTCGGATTTGATCTCGAAGAAGTACAAAAAGTGATCCGCATGGTCGATATCAACGAGTACAAACGGCGTCAGGCCGCACCCGGCGTGAAAATCACCCCACGCGGATTCGGAAAAGATCGCCGCATGCCGATCACAAACCGATATAAATTTGAGTAG
- a CDS encoding PorV/PorQ family protein, producing the protein MNLSRYKILAIAIVTFLLIASAGYAGEFSKVGTAGAQFLKIGMGARYIGMGEASSAVVDDAYSMYWNPAGMAVMEETEFAFTSVDWIEDVSLNFISFVRPMGFGGTLGLSATILGIGEMEETTVFEPNGTGNTFDASSFSISAGYARSLTDRFSAGIKMKYVSERIAQARSRGIAFDIGTLFKTGYKNLRVGLNISNLGQGLKFSGSDLNFKYSRDPDNANYDPINASYLTEEYDLPLTFRIGCAYDLVETSMSTWTIAAEAKHPNDNVQQLSLGSEYLWNSMVAMRAGYKFKYEEEGLTLGAGVILSPTQSSALVIDYAWSDFGSLDSVHRFSFGIRF; encoded by the coding sequence ATGAACTTGAGTAGATACAAAATACTTGCAATCGCAATTGTCACGTTTCTGCTGATCGCTTCAGCAGGATACGCGGGCGAATTCTCGAAGGTCGGAACCGCCGGAGCGCAATTCCTGAAAATCGGAATGGGCGCTCGCTATATCGGCATGGGCGAGGCTTCCTCAGCCGTGGTAGATGATGCCTATTCAATGTACTGGAATCCGGCAGGAATGGCCGTGATGGAAGAAACAGAATTCGCATTCACCAGCGTAGACTGGATCGAAGATGTGAGCCTGAATTTCATCAGCTTTGTGAGACCGATGGGCTTCGGAGGAACACTCGGCCTTTCGGCTACGATACTCGGCATCGGTGAGATGGAAGAGACTACTGTGTTTGAGCCGAATGGCACCGGTAACACTTTTGATGCATCAAGCTTCTCGATATCGGCGGGATATGCTCGCAGTTTGACCGACAGATTTTCTGCCGGAATCAAGATGAAGTATGTTTCCGAGCGCATTGCCCAGGCTCGCAGCAGGGGCATCGCATTCGATATTGGTACGTTGTTCAAGACCGGGTATAAAAACCTCAGAGTCGGGTTGAACATTTCGAATCTGGGGCAAGGCCTGAAATTCTCGGGATCAGATCTCAATTTCAAATATAGCAGAGATCCGGACAATGCAAACTACGACCCGATCAACGCATCGTACCTGACTGAAGAATACGATCTTCCTCTGACATTCAGGATTGGATGCGCCTATGATCTCGTCGAGACTTCAATGTCAACCTGGACAATCGCTGCCGAAGCGAAGCATCCAAACGATAATGTTCAACAGCTTTCGCTCGGAAGCGAGTATCTCTGGAATAGCATGGTCGCTATGAGGGCAGGATACAAGTTTAAGTATGAAGAGGAAGGTTTGACGCTTGGTGCCGGTGTGATCCTGAGTCCGACGCAGAGTTCGGCTCTGGTCATCGACTACGCATGGTCAGACTTCGGAAGTCTCGACTCCGTGCACAGATTCTCATTTGGAATCAGATTCTAA